The following are from one region of the Pirellulales bacterium genome:
- a CDS encoding dockerin type I domain-containing protein codes for ELFAYTGTLTDNGLSLGSLPSGFGYKLDEVSTPGEVRLDVTSLASLPGDVNHDGIVNSQDLALISSNWLAAGTNLAGDANHDGIVNSQDLALVSSNWLASSQGGGALAVPSAAPVPEPGGLVLAAIAVALTGNGLRQRRRRSTGPRTIYG; via the coding sequence TGAGTTGTTCGCTTACACTGGTACGCTTACGGACAATGGATTGTCTCTCGGTAGCCTGCCCAGCGGGTTTGGTTACAAGCTCGACGAAGTGTCGACGCCTGGCGAAGTGCGTTTGGACGTGACTTCCCTGGCTTCGTTGCCAGGCGACGTCAACCACGACGGGATCGTCAACAGTCAGGATCTTGCGTTGATTTCGAGTAACTGGCTGGCCGCGGGAACGAATCTGGCCGGCGATGCCAACCATGATGGGATCGTCAATAGTCAAGACCTTGCCCTGGTCTCGTCGAACTGGCTGGCCTCATCGCAGGGCGGTGGCGCGCTGGCTGTTCCCAGTGCAGCGCCGGTACCTGAGCCGGGCGGCTTAGTGCTCGCGGCCATCGCCGTGGCGCTTACAGGCAATGGGCTGCGGCAGAGACGCCGCCGCAGCACCGGACCGCGGACAATCTACGGCTGA